CCCCCACGACAGGCTGGTGGGAATCCCAAACCCATCGCCGGATGCGATGCGACTTAATCCCATACCGATCGAGATCACAGCAAAGAATAGCGTGAGCGCATCGAGCGCATTCCAGAGCGGGATCTGCCTCCTTTGCGCGTAAACGAGCAGGACGATGAGCGCGGCGGCAAGGCCTCCGGACGGATCGAACAAGTCCGGGTTGATCGAAATGATCCCGATCGGACTTTTGGAGAAGGCGGACAAATTTTGCAGGATGTATGAAAGACGCCCGCCGAGGACAAAGGCGATCATGCCGTAGAATGTGATGTTGTTAAGATCTTCCTTGCCGACTTTATGCCGTACCGTGCGGCGTTCGGCGAGGGTGAGTCCGATCCATGCGGCGACGATCAACAGGATCATATGCCGCGGAGGCGCGAAAAGATTCTGGAAAATTTCGAGCATCTTATTTCAACGCCTCCTCGATGCGCGTACGCAGCAAGGCTTCGGACATCGGTCCGCCGATCACGACCTCGGTGATGACGCCGAAGCGGTCGATGAAATAGGAGGATGGCAGGGAACGGACTTGATACATGCGCACTGTCTCGCCGGTCTCATCGAGCAGGATGGGAAAGGTCAGGTTGTGTTCTTCTATGAATGGGGTTATTTCGAAGGGATTGTCCTGAAATGTCTGGTTCACGGCTAGCACAATAAAACCCTGTGCCTTGTATTCCTTGTACATGGCTTCGATCGCGGGCATTTCCGCTTCGCAGGGCGGGCACCAGGTTGCCCACATATTGACCAAAACTGCATTCCCTTTAAATTCAGAGAGCGTGAAAGAATCGCCTGCGGCGTTCTTAAGAGTGAAATCGGGAGCGGGAAAGCCCGCTTGAGGAGCGGGACCTTCCAGGGTGATCGGACCCGTCCCGGCTGAAAGGATGATCCATGCGGTACCCGCGATCAGGGTCAGCGCATAGAGAATGAGGCGTTGTGTTCGATCCATGCGATTTAGAAGTAAAATAGGGTTTGTTTCTTTCCTGTTTCTGTACGATCATCTGAAATCATACTATGCTTTTCACTGATACGGTCTTCGTCGGCATCGACCCCACCTCCTCACAAAAGTCGTTTACCTATGCGGTATTGGACAGGGGGATGAACCTGGTGGCATTGGCAGACGGCGAATTGGACGAGGTGGCTGCGTTTCTCGCAGGGCAATCTTCCGCAGTTGCAGCGGTCAACGCTCCTTCCGGAGTGAACCGCGGCCTGGTACATGAAAAGAAAAAAGAGATGTTCAAGACCTTGAAATCCCGCGCCTCTGGGTTTCGGATGGCGGAGATTGAGTTGCGCGAACGCGGGATCGCTGTTGCGGGCACGCCGTCAACCGTGGGGACCTGCCCGGCCTGGGTTCAATCCGGTTTTACTTTATTTCGAAGACTGGAGAAGATGGGGTTTAAGAAATA
This portion of the Anaerolineales bacterium genome encodes:
- a CDS encoding prolipoprotein diacylglyceryl transferase — protein: MLEIFQNLFAPPRHMILLIVAAWIGLTLAERRTVRHKVGKEDLNNITFYGMIAFVLGGRLSYILQNLSAFSKSPIGIISINPDLFDPSGGLAAALIVLLVYAQRRQIPLWNALDALTLFFAVISIGMGLSRIASGDGFGIPTSLSWGIELWNATRHPTQIYETLASLLILILVWRFKPIPHPGFPFLTFAALTALSQLFLQAFRANYSVFFERYRGEQVLAWIALLACFILLESKFNTKSKTD
- a CDS encoding redoxin domain-containing protein encodes the protein MDRTQRLILYALTLIAGTAWIILSAGTGPITLEGPAPQAGFPAPDFTLKNAAGDSFTLSEFKGNAVLVNMWATWCPPCEAEMPAIEAMYKEYKAQGFIVLAVNQTFQDNPFEITPFIEEHNLTFPILLDETGETVRMYQVRSLPSSYFIDRFGVITEVVIGGPMSEALLRTRIEEALK
- a CDS encoding DUF429 domain-containing protein; its protein translation is MLFTDTVFVGIDPTSSQKSFTYAVLDRGMNLVALADGELDEVAAFLAGQSSAVAAVNAPSGVNRGLVHEKKKEMFKTLKSRASGFRMAEIELRERGIAVAGTPSTVGTCPAWVQSGFTLFRRLEKMGFKKYPAEKSPYQVMETQPHACFCVMAGGIPQSKPSVEGKLQRQLLLYESGVGIKDPMDFFEEITRHKMIKGAWPLEMLYSPEQLDAMVAAYTAWVAVNKAENISMIGHPKEGKIVLPEKNLKEKY